One window of the Nocardia huaxiensis genome contains the following:
- a CDS encoding glutamate ABC transporter substrate-binding protein, with translation MNTRIRLLLSATAALLATVLAATVLVACGSAPDPDPPLTLPPGDGLPPGATLITTNPPQRGPDTCNATASLRPGAQPAPGNMPAGSTMARIVANGKVRIGVDQNLYPMGYRNPATGQIEGFDIDIAYEIARDLFGDPTKVELHPIESAQRIPALTNGEVDLVVQTLSATCERATQIAFSTTYFAATQRILAVKGSGIRSADDLGGRTVCELPRTTTLDTLLALPNPPTIIAMPNWLDCLTLLQQGEVDAVSTDTPILAGLIAQDPNLEIVGGDMAPDDYSVGVPKQHTDLVRFVNGVLERIRTDGTWQRLYNARLSILGPAGPPTPKYSD, from the coding sequence GTGAACACGCGAATCCGGCTGCTGCTCAGCGCGACCGCCGCGCTGCTGGCCACCGTGCTGGCGGCGACCGTCCTCGTGGCCTGCGGTTCGGCCCCCGACCCCGATCCGCCACTGACCCTGCCGCCCGGCGACGGATTGCCGCCGGGCGCCACGCTCATCACCACCAATCCGCCGCAGCGCGGCCCCGACACCTGCAATGCGACGGCCAGTCTGCGGCCGGGTGCGCAGCCCGCGCCGGGCAATATGCCGGCCGGATCGACCATGGCGCGCATCGTGGCCAATGGCAAGGTCCGCATCGGCGTGGACCAGAACCTGTATCCGATGGGCTATCGCAATCCGGCGACGGGCCAGATCGAGGGCTTCGACATCGATATCGCCTACGAGATCGCCCGCGACCTGTTCGGTGATCCGACCAAGGTGGAACTGCATCCCATCGAATCCGCGCAACGCATTCCGGCGCTGACGAACGGTGAGGTCGATCTGGTGGTGCAGACGCTGTCGGCCACCTGCGAGCGCGCCACCCAGATCGCCTTCTCCACCACCTATTTCGCTGCGACACAGCGCATTCTGGCGGTGAAGGGTTCCGGCATCCGGTCCGCGGACGACCTGGGCGGCCGGACGGTGTGCGAACTGCCGCGCACCACCACCCTGGACACGCTGCTGGCCCTGCCGAACCCGCCCACCATCATCGCAATGCCCAACTGGCTGGACTGCCTCACCCTGCTCCAGCAGGGCGAGGTGGACGCGGTCAGCACCGACACTCCGATCCTGGCCGGGCTCATCGCCCAGGACCCGAATCTCGAGATCGTCGGCGGCGATATGGCCCCGGACGACTACTCGGTCGGCGTGCCCAAACAGCACACCGATCTGGTGCGCTTCGTCAACGGCGTGCTGGAGCGCATTCGCACCGACGGCACCTGGCAGCGGCTCTACAACGCCCGGCTGAGCATTCTCGGCCCCGCCGGTCCCCCCACCCCGAAGTATTCGGATTGA